The window TCGAGGCGGGCCTCGACGTCGACGGCCTCGACGCCCTCGCGCCAGCCGTTCTGCACCGTCTCGGCGTGGATCTCCGCCTGCGCGCCGGAGCCGTAGGACCCCACCAGCAACTTCTCGCCCGCGAGATCGACGTCTGCCTCGGCGGCCGCCCGGAGCGCCGACAGGCGCGCGATGTGGACGGATCCGGTGTACCAGTTGCCGACCTGCCCGGAGATCTGGATCGTCGGCTCGATCGCCCGCTCGTACCACTCGCGGTACCGGCGCGTCTCCTTCAGCTCGTCCATATACGCCCGGATCGCCTCCTCGTAGTCCTCGCGCTCCGGGAAGTCGGCCTCCCGCGGCTGCATCCCGATGTCGTCGGCGAGGGCGTCCTCGATCTCGGTGTCGCGGGTGATGTGGCGATACCCGAGCAACGCCGCCTTCCGAACCATTCCCGGATACGGCGTGTGGAACGGGAAGTAGACGAAGTCGTCGGGGTGCGTGTCGCCGGCGACCGACTCGTAGTCTTCGAGGGCCTCGCGCATCCGCGCGAGGTACACCTGGATCGAGCGCTTGCCGTCGACGCTGGGGAACTGCTGGTTGGGTTTCAGGAAGTCGGTCTCGTCGGCGCTGCCGTAGCCCTGTTCAGTCGAGAGCGCCACGACGTCGGGCTCCTCGTCGACGAGCATCGCGACCGCGCCCGCCCCCTGGGTGGCCTCGCCGGGGTCGCCGCGCTCGTACAGCGCCGTGTCGGTCGCGATCACGAGCGCCGCGCGCCCGCGGTTGCGACCCGCGCGGATCCAGTTGTACGCGTCGTCGATGACCTGCGTCCCCGACAGGCAGGCGAACTTCCGCTCGCCCTTGTTCGCGTGGTGGAAGTCGCCGTCGTAGACCTGCTCCAAACAGCCGGCGACGTACGTCGAGACGGGCTTGGAGTTGTCGAAGGCGGACTCGGTCGCGACGTCGATCCGCCCGATGTCGTCGGGGACGAGTCCCCTGCGGTCCATCAGGCGCTTCGCCGCGTTCGCGCCCATCGTCACGATGTCCTCGTAGACGTCGGGCAGGGAGGAGTACTCGATTCCGATGCCCTTCGTGTACTTGCCGGGGTCTTCGCCCTTCACCGGCGCGAAGGTGTTCGGCAGGTCGAGTCGCAGTTTGCCCGTCCAGAGTTCGATGGCGTCGATGCCGACGGCGGTCATACCTCGCTTATCTCGCGGGACCGCTTATTGTTTTGTCGATAGCGGTGTCGACGATCGTCTAAGTCCGGCGACGTCGGGCCGACGCGATCGGAACTGAGCGGCGTTCTCGACCGCGGCCCCCGCCCGAGGTAGCTCGGTCGGCGTCACCGGAACGGCCACGGGACGCTCCAACCGCCCCGGCCCTCGTCGCCTCGGTCGTTGCGGTCGTCGCCATCACCGCCGTCGTCTCCGTCGTCTCCGCCGTTTCCGCCGAAGAGGGACTCCCACAACTCCTCAAGTACGTCGCGGAGGCTCTCGTCCTCCTCGGCCTCCGGATGGATGGTCACGTTCACCCGGTCGGTGTCAGTCGCACCCTCGGGGTCCGTCACGGTCAGTTCGACCGTGACGTTCCGTCGCTCCGACTCCGGCAGCGAACGTAGCACCACTCGGGGCGTGGCGCTCTGTGCGTCGAGGAGATCGAGCGCGTCCGAGTCGAACCCGTCCCGCCCCGTGACCGTCCACTCGTACTGTAACTCGCCGCCCTCCGGGTCGTAGCTCCCCGTCCCGTTCAGTTCCACGGACGGATCGTCGAGTTCGGTGTCGTCGTCCGTATCGTCCGGGAGGCCCGCGTCGACGCCCGGCGGGTAGATGACCGCCGCCCCCGGTACCGTGACTGGATTCGCGAGTGCGTCCGAATCGTCTTCCTCCTCGTCTCCGCCGTCGTTGCTGTCGTCGTCTCCGTCGTCATCGCCGTCTCCGTCGTCGCTGTCTCCATCGTCTCCGCCGTCTCCGTCGTCGTCGCTGTCTTCGCCGTCCCCGTCCCACTCCCGGTCCTCACCGGCGTCGGCGACCGGCGGACGATTGAACCCCTCGATCACGACTGCCGTCCGGTCCGCGCCCGACGCGGTGTCGTTGCTCGCGGTGAACTCGACCTCGACGGTGTGGTTGTCGGTGACGTTTTCGTACACGTTGAACGTCGGATCGGTCGTCGTCTCGTCGGTCAGTCCGACGGCCTCCGCAGCCACCCCGTCGTCGTCTGTGATCTCCCAGTCGTACCCCAGACCGTTCGCCGAACCGTTCACGATCCCGTCCAGCGTGACCGACGACCCCGACTCCCCGGAGACGGTCCGCCGCGGCCCGGCGTCGACGCCGACGACGGCCTCGCTCGTGTCGGTGCCCTCAGCGCTCTCTCTCGATTCGTCCACGGTGGCCGATTCGACGGTCGTCGTCTGCCGGAGCACCAGCGTCTCGGAATCGGCGTTCACGACCGCGACGGTTACCGATTCGCCGGCCGGCTGCCTCCACCCGAGCCGCCACGTCTCGCCGGGATCGAACTGCCCGTTCGCGTCGCCGCCGTCCCGGATCTGTCCGTCGGAGAAGGCGTAGGCGAACTCCCCGGAGTCGTTCCTGACGGTGACGCGGAGGGTCCCGATCTCGTAGGACGGCCCGCCGTTGTGCGAGAGCCGGAGCGCGTCCTCGGTCGCAGAAAGCGTCAGGTCTACCGTCGATCCCGCCGCGGTGCCGGCGCTTCCCGCCGACCCGCCCGCTCCCCCACCGTCCGTCGAGGCCACGTAGTACGCCCCGAAGGTCGCCCCGCTGACGACGACCACCGCGACGAGGAGCAGGCTCCCGAGGGACTCGGCCTGGGCGCGGTCGAGGGACCGATCAGTCATCAGTTGTCCTCTGGTGTGTGGCACAGTCAAACTTCCCCAGCGATTCTCAAATTCAATAGCAATCGGAGGCGCCGTTCGGCACTCCGATTCCTCGACTCAGAAGCGCCTTGAGTGGAGGTGTCCGATACCAGCTACTCGAAGTAGAAGGTCTTCCGCCCGCCGTCGCTGGTTTCGAGTATCACAAACAGTTCCGCCTCCGTCTCCGAGGATCCGGGCGCGTACCGTAGGGCGTCGAGCGTCCCCGCCGGCACATTGTCCCCGTTAGCGTCCTTCAGTCCACGGAACTGAACCGTTTGGGTGTTTCCCGCTGATATCTCCGGGTTCTGATCGAATGCATACAGCGTTCCATCGGCATCGTAGGGACCGTCGGACGCCTCACCGTTGGCGATCTGAAGTTCTTGATTGTTGTTCGCGTCGAGTTCCGCGACGAGACCTCCACCGACTCCAAACTGGACGATCTCGACGGCCGTCGTGTCCGTGTTTTCAACGTCGAAACTAAACCGGCCTTGCGTCTGTCCCTCGATCGTTTCGTTTCCGACGAAGGCGAGTCGAGCGGCGTCTCCGCTCCCATCTCCGTCACCGCCGCCGCTACCGCTGCCACTCGTCGCCTGCACGTTCACGTCGTACTCGACGTTCTCGACGCGCTCGCCCTCGAAATCGGGGTCCTCGACGTCGTAAGCGGGGTCGTTGGAACCCGTTCGATACGTCACCCCGACCGAGTCCGAACTCGCCGTCGAACCGTCGGGGGCGGTGTACTGATAGCGGTAGCGCCCCGGTTCGAGCACCACCCCGTCCGGAACCGTCGTCTCCTCGCTCCCGGCCTCGACGGACGTTCGGACCGGGTTGTTGTACTTGTCGCGCGACTCGACCACGAACGGGTAGGTACGTCCCTCGAAGGGGTTCGACTCGAGGTCCTCGACGCTCGTCAGGTACGCCGGTTCGGTGTCGTCGACGCCACTCCCGACGCCGACCTTCGAGAGTTTCAACTGGTAGGTCGCCCCGGGCTCGAAGTACAGTTCGACGCCGTCCCGCCCGTCGCTCTCGACGCCTTCGACCCGGTAGACGCGCGCGTCGTTACCGGGATCGGCGGCCGGGTCGTACTCGCCGGTCTCGTTCAACAGGTCCGTCCACGACTGCGCGCTCAGCCGCGAGGGGACGAAGACCGAGACGTTCTCCCCCGCAGAGACGTTCGAGACGCTGATCGTGCGCGTCGAGACGCTCACCGCCCGCGGGTCGACCGAGAGGGTGCTGGCCCCGCCGCGGGAGAGGTTCCCCGAGAGCGCGACCAGCGAGATGCGCGTGCCGGCGACGACCGACTGTCCGGTCCGCGTCAGCGTCCCCGAATCGAAGCGGTTGTACACGACGCCGTTCTCGTAGACCGTCGTCGGGGCGGCGTCGTAGTTCGCGTAGTCCGGCCGGTAGACCAGCGACTTCGTGGCGTAAGTGCGCGCGGTGCCGTTCCAGAAGTCCGCCGTCTCGGGGTAGTCGGCGCCGTCGGTCGCCCGGTCGTCGGCCGTGGCGTTCGAGATCCGGATGGTTCCGAGGTCCGCCGTCGAGAGCGTGCCGCTCGGTGGCCCCGGGTTCACGGCGACGACGCGGGACGGATAGTTCGTCCCGAGTTCGACGCCGACGGGGGCGGCAGCGCCGGACGACGCCGTCCCGAGGATCGCGTTCCTGACCTGCTGCATGTCCGCCTGCACGCGCTGGTTGTGCTGGAACTCGACCTGGCGGTTCTCGTTGGGGACGACCGTCGCCTGATACAGCGACAGGGAGACGACGAGAAAGCCGAGCAGCAGGACCGCCCCGATCTGGACGGTCACGGCCCTGTCGTCGCCTCCGAGAGACATAGTTCCGATTCGGCGGCTACCGGATAAAAACGTGCCGCCGCTACGTGACGGACCGAGGCCAGAAGGCGTGACGTCGGTTCCGCTCGGGGGTCAGTCCTCTTCTTCTTCGACGACTTCCGGGTCGCTCATCGCGCTCTGGAGGCTGTCGAGGCCGTTGACCCACTCGGAGACGAGGCCGTACTCTAAGTCGTCGACGACGGCCATGTCGAGTTCGTCGCCGACGATGATGCGCGTCCCGGCCTGCACGAGGTAGCCCAGCGCGGCGTCCATATCGTCGTCCCGCTCGGCGGCCGCGGCGGCCTCGACGTACTCGTCGAGGGGCGCTTCCTCGGCCGCGCCGGCGACGATGTACTCCTCGGCGGCGTAGAAGACGCAGACGAGGCTCGTCTGGACGCCGTCGACGAGCATCTCCTTGTCCTCGCGCGCGGCGTCGTCCTCGATGTCCAGTTCGGGCTCCGAGAGGACGATCGTTCGGACGCGTTCGAGTTCCTCGATCGCCTCCTCGTCGTCAAGGCGGTCCTCCTCGTACGCGGAGACGATCTTCGCCACCGCAATGGCGGCGTCGTCCTGGAGATTCAGGAGCAATCGCGCGGAGTCTTCGTTCTCGGGATCGAGCTCTTCCTCTTCGACGCGGGAGAGCCAGTTCTGCCAGCGTTCTTCGGTGTAGTAAGTCTCCTCGGCCTCGGTCATACTCCACCATTTCCGCCGGGATTCAAATGCCTTTCTTGTCGAGGTCCGATCTTTCCGGTTCCTGGTACCGACTACGGACGCAGTTGCGCCCTCTTCGCGTGTGCGCGTCGTCGCTGTGCGTCCCCCGTCGCTCTCGGATCACGCGGCGTCGCGTTCGCCACCGATCGGACCGACGATCACTCGAGCGATTTCCCTCGGTTCTGGAACTCGCCGCCGCACTCACAGACGCCGGGATGGGACGTCGCCGTGACGATCTGGCCGCACTGGAGGCACTCGTACGTCGATTCGGAGTCGGGGCTGTTGGCGCCTTCCCGGTCTTGACCGTGGGGCATATTCGAAAGTAGTTCGGTAACGAACATAAGTATTGATCAGTTACGTCCGGGGTTCAGTAGCGGATCCGCTCACGGCTCGGCGCTGTGCGTCGATCCGCTCGCCCAACCGGATTCACTCACCGCGACAGCGTCGCGCGGGTGTCGATCCCGTAGACCCGCTGCGGCGTCTCCACGTGGGCGCGCTCGACGGCCTCACCGTGGCCCTCGTCGAGTAACCACCGCACGCGACGCGGGACGGTCTTCGGACCCAGCACCGCGCCCGGACGGTCGGGGTCGTCGACGAAGTCCGTCTCCATCAGGAACGGCGCGCCCGACTCGGCGGCGGTCTCCAGTCGATCCTTCTCGCTCATCACGCTCGGCGTCGGCCCCGCCAGCGTCCCGCCCGCGTAGTGCTTCACGACCCGATGCGACGGGAGGCCCCGCTCCTCGGCCCACTCGGCGACCTCGGTCAGGTCCTCCGCGGCCTCCGTGTGCAACTGCACGGCGCAGCCGAGGTCTGCGCCCAGGGAGAACGCGTGGCGCATCACCTCGTTCGAGGCTTCCCACACGGCCTCGGAGACGTCGTAGTGGGGCCGCCCGGACTTCAGCGCGAGCGCGTCGCCGTCGCGGACGAACCCGGCCGCCTCGTCGAGCCCGGCGCGCATCAGGTCGCCGGCCTCCTCGGGCGAGAGGCCCCGCTCGTCGACGAGTTTCGAGACGAGACCGGGGTGGACGCCGAGGACGGGCCACGCCCGTCCCGGCAGGATCTCGCTCGCTCGTTCGACGACGTCCAGCGTCGTCTCGAAGACCGGTCGGAAGTCCGCGCCCGCGTCGGGCTCGACGCCGAGCAGCCACGACGGCTTGTTCACGACGAGCAGGTGCGTCCCGCCGAGGCGGGCGAAGTCGCGGACGGCGTCGAGCCCGCGTCCGTGCTCCGGGTCGAGGTGGAGGTGGTCGTCGAGCACCGGCGTCCCGAGTTCTTCCATACCCGCCCTTCGGCGCACCGTTCCAAAAACCCGTCCGCTTTCCGGCGACGCTCCCGATCGGCTATCCGTCGTAGCCGACGAGGGTCGGGCCCTCGTCCTCGCTGTCGTCTTCGATCGTGACGCGCTCTGTCGCGGCGTTCCGGAGGGCGTCCGACCGACCGAACTCGCCGGGCGCGATGGCGAAGGTCCGACAGCCGTAGGCGTTCGCGGTCTCGATGGCGGGCTTGAAGTCGGTGTCGCGAGAGGCGATGGCGATCACGTCGGCGCGGTCCTCGACGGCGAAGCGGGTCACGTCGACCGCGAGCCGGACGTCGACGTCGCCGCTCGTGACGACGACCTCAAACCCGCGCGCCTCGGCCGCCTGAATCAGCCCCGGCGTCGCGTGCTCGTCGAGGTAGAGCCGCATCGCCGTCAACTGCCCGGCCGCCGCGGCCGCTTCGCGGACGTCGTCGAGGTCGACGTCGAACTCGTCGCGGAGGACGTTCGGCCCGTCGACGAAGAGCGCGACCCACGGCTCCCCAGGGTCGTCGTCGGCGGAATCCTCCGCGTACAGCCGTCCCAGGAGGTCCATACCGCAGCATTCGCGGGGACGAACATAACGACGACGATGTCGCAACTCCCGAGGACGTCACAACCGACGACGATCCCGCGGACCGACGACGACCTCGTGGACCGGCGACGACCCCGCGACCGCCGAGACCACCGCATCTACGCCGGACCGTACCTGTCGCGGCCGTCGGCCGCCCGCTCCCGCTCGCTCTTCGACCGCCCGCGCCCGTCGGCGGCTCGATCCTCCGCGGAGTGGACTGCCGTGGTGCCCGCCTCGGCGTCGGCAGCGATTCCCGACCCCGCTCCGGTGACCGTCACGTCGCGCTTCGGGTACGGGATCTCGATCCCGGCCGCGTTCAGCGCCTTGTACAGCGCGCGGTTGAGTTCGTGCTGCGCGCGCCGCCGTCGCGTGGGCCCGTTGACCCAGCAGAGGAGTTCGTACTGCAGCGCCGAGTCGCCGAACGACCGGAACCGCGCCCGGGGCTTCGGCGAGTCGCGGACCAGCGACTCGGCCATCGCGACCTCGACGAGGATCTCCTCGAACGCGTCGATGTCGGTCCCGTAGGCGACGCCGACGGGCACCCGGATGCGACGGCGGCGCTGCGGGGCGGACTCGTTCGTCACCTTCGCGGCGTTGAGCGCGGCGTTGGGGACGGTGACCATCACCTCGTCGCGGGTGAGAAGCGTCGTCGAGCGGACGCCGACCTTGATGACCGTCCCGGCGGTGTCGTCGTCGAGGACGATGTAATCGCCGAGCTTGTAGGTGTCGTCGAAGTACAGGGCGATTCCCCCGAAGAAGTTCGCGACGGTGTCCTTCGCGGCGAAGCCGACGGCGATTCCCGCCACGCCCGCGGCCCCCAGAAGCGGCGTGATCTCGATGCCCCAGAGCCACAGCAGCGTCCCCGCGCTGCCGACGACCACCGACAGCGTCCAGATGTTCGAGAAGACCGGCGCGAAGTCGAACCGGCCGCCCTCCTCGTTGACGGCGGCGACGAGCCGGTTCACCACCTCGTTGGCGGCGTAGGCCCACACGAGAACGAGGACCGAGAGCGCCGGCCGCCCGAACAGGTCGTCGAGCGTCCCCGGATCGACGAGCACCGACGAGCGCACCGAGGGCACCTGCGTGAGCACGAACACGCCCACCAGCGCCGCGGTGACGACTACCGGCACCCGGAGCGTGGAGAAGACGATGTTGTCGTAGACTGTGTCGGTGGCGGCGACGTACCGTTTGGCGAGCCGGAGGACGACGAACTCCATCGCGACGGCGGTCGCGACCGAGACGAGAAGCACCGCGAGCGTCGCCTCGGTCGCGGAGAGCCCATCGAAGAGTCGGAGCAGCGGTTGTATCATACCGACTGGTGGCGGTTCTGTGAGATAACCGTTTCTCGGGTACGGCTGTCGGTCGAGGTACTCGAATCCGGCAATCAGTTACTGATGGAAGCGTCGTCTCCGCTCTATTCGACGGGAAGGTGTCGTGTCCGCCTTATCCGATGGGAACGGCTCGTCTCCGCTCTGTCCGATGTGACCGTCTATCTCCAATTCAGAATAATACGTACATACTCCTTATATTCTTTATAACGTAGATTTATTAACCGATACGCTCCATAATTGGATAGAATGAGTCGAAGTACCGATTCGACCCCCGATTCGTTCACAGTAGTCGCCG is drawn from Halobellus limi and contains these coding sequences:
- a CDS encoding PKD domain-containing protein, which gives rise to MTDRSLDRAQAESLGSLLLVAVVVVSGATFGAYYVASTDGGGAGGSAGSAGTAAGSTVDLTLSATEDALRLSHNGGPSYEIGTLRVTVRNDSGEFAYAFSDGQIRDGGDANGQFDPGETWRLGWRQPAGESVTVAVVNADSETLVLRQTTTVESATVDESRESAEGTDTSEAVVGVDAGPRRTVSGESGSSVTLDGIVNGSANGLGYDWEITDDDGVAAEAVGLTDETTTDPTFNVYENVTDNHTVEVEFTASNDTASGADRTAVVIEGFNRPPVADAGEDREWDGDGEDSDDDGDGGDDGDSDDGDGDDDGDDDSNDGGDEEEDDSDALANPVTVPGAAVIYPPGVDAGLPDDTDDDTELDDPSVELNGTGSYDPEGGELQYEWTVTGRDGFDSDALDLLDAQSATPRVVLRSLPESERRNVTVELTVTDPEGATDTDRVNVTIHPEAEEDESLRDVLEELWESLFGGNGGDDGDDGGDGDDRNDRGDEGRGGWSVPWPFR
- a CDS encoding mechanosensitive ion channel family protein; the encoded protein is MIQPLLRLFDGLSATEATLAVLLVSVATAVAMEFVVLRLAKRYVAATDTVYDNIVFSTLRVPVVVTAALVGVFVLTQVPSVRSSVLVDPGTLDDLFGRPALSVLVLVWAYAANEVVNRLVAAVNEEGGRFDFAPVFSNIWTLSVVVGSAGTLLWLWGIEITPLLGAAGVAGIAVGFAAKDTVANFFGGIALYFDDTYKLGDYIVLDDDTAGTVIKVGVRSTTLLTRDEVMVTVPNAALNAAKVTNESAPQRRRRIRVPVGVAYGTDIDAFEEILVEVAMAESLVRDSPKPRARFRSFGDSALQYELLCWVNGPTRRRRAQHELNRALYKALNAAGIEIPYPKRDVTVTGAGSGIAADAEAGTTAVHSAEDRAADGRGRSKSERERAADGRDRYGPA
- a CDS encoding DUF2150 family protein, with protein sequence MTEAEETYYTEERWQNWLSRVEEEELDPENEDSARLLLNLQDDAAIAVAKIVSAYEEDRLDDEEAIEELERVRTIVLSEPELDIEDDAAREDKEMLVDGVQTSLVCVFYAAEEYIVAGAAEEAPLDEYVEAAAAAERDDDMDAALGYLVQAGTRIIVGDELDMAVVDDLEYGLVSEWVNGLDSLQSAMSDPEVVEEEED
- a CDS encoding TatD family hydrolase — protein: MEELGTPVLDDHLHLDPEHGRGLDAVRDFARLGGTHLLVVNKPSWLLGVEPDAGADFRPVFETTLDVVERASEILPGRAWPVLGVHPGLVSKLVDERGLSPEEAGDLMRAGLDEAAGFVRDGDALALKSGRPHYDVSEAVWEASNEVMRHAFSLGADLGCAVQLHTEAAEDLTEVAEWAEERGLPSHRVVKHYAGGTLAGPTPSVMSEKDRLETAAESGAPFLMETDFVDDPDRPGAVLGPKTVPRRVRWLLDEGHGEAVERAHVETPQRVYGIDTRATLSR
- a CDS encoding rubrerythrin-like domain-containing protein, with product MPHGQDREGANSPDSESTYECLQCGQIVTATSHPGVCECGGEFQNRGKSLE
- a CDS encoding NYN domain-containing protein, with the protein product MDLLGRLYAEDSADDDPGEPWVALFVDGPNVLRDEFDVDLDDVREAAAAAGQLTAMRLYLDEHATPGLIQAAEARGFEVVVTSGDVDVRLAVDVTRFAVEDRADVIAIASRDTDFKPAIETANAYGCRTFAIAPGEFGRSDALRNAATERVTIEDDSEDEGPTLVGYDG
- the hmgB gene encoding hydroxymethylglutaryl-CoA synthase, producing MTAVGIDAIELWTGKLRLDLPNTFAPVKGEDPGKYTKGIGIEYSSLPDVYEDIVTMGANAAKRLMDRRGLVPDDIGRIDVATESAFDNSKPVSTYVAGCLEQVYDGDFHHANKGERKFACLSGTQVIDDAYNWIRAGRNRGRAALVIATDTALYERGDPGEATQGAGAVAMLVDEEPDVVALSTEQGYGSADETDFLKPNQQFPSVDGKRSIQVYLARMREALEDYESVAGDTHPDDFVYFPFHTPYPGMVRKAALLGYRHITRDTEIEDALADDIGMQPREADFPEREDYEEAIRAYMDELKETRRYREWYERAIEPTIQISGQVGNWYTGSVHIARLSALRAAAEADVDLAGEKLLVGSYGSGAQAEIHAETVQNGWREGVEAVDVEARLDDRYDLSYEEYELVHDVHNHEKEVEVDEFTQPSGEFVFTGWGRMNERRYDYVE